The Gammaproteobacteria bacterium genome has a segment encoding these proteins:
- a CDS encoding cyclic nucleotide-binding domain-containing protein, which yields MELYHKLKQTALAAELTDEQARILAELGSTSELAEGEFLIEEGASDDSLYVLLDGRLEVVKQAGMGEAVTLHILRPGDISGELSFVDRQPHTLSLRALYQCKVFGLRRDRFETLITREPRLVFEVMCAIMRSAHAILHRMNLQHMELTNYVYKQHGRY from the coding sequence ATGGAGCTGTACCACAAACTCAAGCAGACTGCGCTCGCAGCAGAACTGACCGATGAGCAGGCCCGGATACTGGCTGAGCTCGGTTCGACAAGCGAGCTGGCCGAGGGTGAGTTCCTGATCGAGGAGGGTGCCAGCGACGATTCGTTGTATGTTCTGCTCGATGGCCGGCTGGAGGTGGTCAAGCAGGCCGGAATGGGTGAGGCAGTCACGCTGCACATCCTTCGCCCGGGAGATATCAGCGGCGAACTGAGTTTCGTCGATCGACAACCACACACGCTGAGCTTGCGGGCGTTGTATCAGTGCAAGGTGTTTGGCCTTCGGCGCGACCGGTTTGAGACCCTGATCACCCGCGAGCCACGGCTGGTATTCGAGGTGATGTGCGCGATCATGCGATCAGCCCATGCGATCCTGCACCGTATGAACCTGCAGCATATGGAGCTGACAAATTACGTCTACAAGCAGCACGGCCGCTACTAG